One stretch of Pomacea canaliculata isolate SZHN2017 linkage group LG1, ASM307304v1, whole genome shotgun sequence DNA includes these proteins:
- the LOC112556355 gene encoding pentatricopeptide repeat-containing protein 1, mitochondrial-like: MMAQAGCLRQLYCSLQSVCQNVVSNPSLHFLLQKSHTKEPRLLLYLSRGFSDARVKSESQVTALEKEQNMELQMQNREHHLRVRRHNSNTYRPDLRAQDSKRNKTNGWADTFGTFQEDTLEERIKESLTCEVATHDERLTDDEEEEKDDRSHIRLSATNRRHIPTWYGRKIIRFNKRGRVREAIQLLEESMLKKDRVKPDDYVFTSLICGLGHAGYTAKAFSLFNKMKKMGIMPKPQTYTALFNACANSPWPEDGLRRADHLWQLMQEKGIEPTLITGKAMIKAFGMCGDLRKAFALVDQLSQTFRLDQEVFSSILMACVSDKQAGLRYAIQVWRLMLRMRVRPDLPLYNLLLRCVRDCGVGEVAAIEDLLGETTYSAKEKTQPRVSSMEDNKKVLLPSPVMTGITDGFPASKVNQKEDFLESSGYHSKLEDLGGVSSKKRTYKMGYNNPDSNKDISQRISQDGQKELLSNLSYPVNIPDLLSPISCTAAVSALGDLSSKESRLALLGGVDGILKRMEKDMVQPDIRTFSQLVTVAMPTLEAENKLMADMKKMKVQPDVDFFNMLMHKRIARRDYAAARDVQEEVKKNKLTANLRTYGILAMTCRSEKDGQQLLKDMEDAEVQPNIEIFGTLMRASGLKFGYKLRVLQVMQKLDIAPNTTFLQHIENSLALARQKIVEAETKEEKENFLLSEKFQKSMERFEHEYQEWLKTTKVGKNPHPWAAFKPKPLTDDAEAAVS; encoded by the exons ATGATGGCACAAGCTGGTTGCCTGAGACAGCTGTACTGTTCACTTCAGTCTGTCTGTCAAAATGTAGTGTCCAACCCATCCTTACATTTTCTCCTGCAGAAAAGTCATACAAAAGAGCCTAGGTTATTACTTTATTTGTCAAGAGGATTCAGTGATGCAAGAGTAAAGTCTGAGTCACAAGTGACAGCattagaaaaagaacaaaatatggaACTTCAGATGCAGAATAGAGAACATCATTTGAGAGTGAGAAGACATAACAGTAACACATACAGGCCTGACTTGAGAGCCCAAGACagcaagagaaacaaaacaaatggctGGGCAGACACATTTGGAACTTTTCAAGAGGATACCTTGGAAGAGAGGATAAAAGAATCATTAACCTGTGAAGTTGCAACTCATGATGAAAG ATTGactgatgatgaggaggaggagaaggatgatCGTAGTCATATTAGGCTTTCTGCAACAAACCGTCGCCACATTCCAACGTGGTATGGGAGAAAGATTATAAGGTTTAACAAAAGAGGGAGG GTTCGGGAAGCAATCCAACTGCTTGAAGAAAGCATGCTGAAGAAAGACCGAGTAAAACCCGATGACTATGTTTTTACATCACTTATTTGTGGTCTTGGGCATGCAGGCTACACAGCCAAGGCATTCAGTTTGTTTAACAAG ATGAAGAAAATGGGTATCATGCCAAAGCCTCAGACATATACTGCCTTATTTAATGCTTGTGCAAACTCTCCCTGGCCAGAGGATGGGCTGCGGAGGGCAGATCACTTGTGGCAACTGATGCAAGAGAAGGGGATTGAGCCCACACTTATCACTGGCAAAGCTATGATAAAGGCGTTTGGCATGTGTGGAGACCTGCGCAAGGCATTTGCCCTTGTGGACCAGCTTTCACAGACTTTCAGGCTGGACCAAGAAGTTTTCAGCAGTATCTTGATGGCCTGTGTGTCAGACAAGCAAGCAGGCCTCCGCTATGCCATTCAG gtgtggcGATTAATGCTGCGAATGAGAGTACGTCCAGACCTTCCCTTGTACAACCTTCTCTTACGTTGTGTTCGTGATTGTGGTGTAGGAGAAGTGGCAGCTATTGAAGATCTGTTAGGAGAGACAACTTACTCTGCAAAAGAGAAGACCCAGCCACGTGTTTCCTCCAtggaagacaataaaaaagttCTCTTACCATCACCAGTGATGACAGGTATCACAGATGGTTTTCCTGCTTCTAAAGTAAACCAGAAAGAAGACTTTCTTGAGTCTTCAGGATACCATTCAAAGTTGGAGGACCTTGGTGGTGTCAGCTCAAAAAAGAGGACTTACAAAATGGGGTACAATAACCCAGACTCAAACAAGGACATCAGCCAAAGAATTTCACAAGATGGACAAAAGGAGCTGTTGAGCAATTTATCATATCCAGTCAACATTCCAGACCTGCTTTCCCCCATCTCTTGTACAGCAGCAGTTTCTGCACTGGGGGATTTATCAAGTAAAGAAAGCCGATTGGCCCTTCTGGGTGGTGTTGATGGCATTTTGAAAAGAATGGAAAAAGATATGGTCCAGCCAGATATTCGCACTTTCAGCCAGCTGGTTACAGTTGCCATGCCCACATTAGAGGCAGAGAACAAATTAATGGCAGATATGAAAAAGATGAAGGTCCAACCAGATGTTGACTTTTTCAACATGTTAATGCACAAAAGAATTGCAAGGAGAGACTACGCAGCTGCTAGG GATGTTCAAGAAGAAGTTAAAAAGAACAAGCTAACTGCAAATTTAAGGACTTATGGTATATTAGCAATGACATGCCGGTCTGAAAAGGATGGGCAACAGCTTCTGAAAGACATGGAA GATGCAGAAGTTCAGCCAAACATTGAGATCTTCGGAACACTAATGAGAGCATCAGGTCTCAAGTTTGGTTACAAGCTCAGAGTGCTTCAAGTTATGCAAAAATTGGACATAGCCCCCAATACTACATTCCTCCAACACATTGAAAATAGTCTTGCACTAGCTCGTCAAAAGATTGTTGAAGCA gaaacaaaagaagagaaagaaaattttcttctgtctgaGAAATTTCAGAAGAGCATGGAGCGATTTGAACATGAGTACCAAGAATggctgaaaacaacaaaagtaggaaaaaatcCTCATCCATGGGCAGCTTTCAAACCCAAGCCCCTCACAGATGATGCTGAGGCTGCAGTCAGCTGA
- the LOC112556362 gene encoding uncharacterized protein LOC112556362 — MATGNEKTNDAGGPSAGGLEEFIANQQAIQRAQASNEPGENIDDGKLSQFLSRAFSESRRMNNEVEKSRAKSEKMHQILGAERVSSWCKEHAAEVLTQQQQDLVEGTSKP, encoded by the exons ATGGCGACAGGTAACGAGAAAACTAATGATGCCGGTGGACCCAGCGCAGGTGGACTGGAGGAGTTTATAGCAAATCAGCAAGCCATACAGAGG GCACAAGCATCAAATGAACCAGGAGAAAACATAGACGATGGCAAACTGTCACAGTTTCTCTCTAGAGCTTTTTCAGAAAGTAGAAG GATGAACAATGAAGTGGAGAAGTCCAGAgctaaaagtgaaaaaatgcaTCAAATCCTGGGTGCTGAGCGCGTGAGTAGTTGGTGCAAAGAACATGCAGCGGAAGTCCTCACCCAGCAGCAACAAGACCTGGTGGAGGGTACAAGCAAGCCTTAG